In one window of Nitrospirota bacterium DNA:
- a CDS encoding helix-turn-helix transcriptional regulator codes for MSKSIYTKDYKEIINRLKQARTDAGLSQQAVADKLGKPQSYVSKIESGERRLDVAELKKLTELYKKPVSYFI; via the coding sequence ATGAGCAAATCAATTTATACAAAAGATTACAAGGAAATTATTAATCGCCTAAAACAAGCGAGAACTGACGCGGGACTTTCTCAACAAGCAGTAGCCGATAAACTCGGGAAACCACAATCTTATGTTTCAAAAATTGAATCCGGTGAGAGACGGCTTGATGTCGCCGAGCTTAAAAAATTAACAGAACTTTATAAAAAGCCGGTATCTTATTTTATATAA
- a CDS encoding TaqI family restriction endonuclease — MLLNKFEKFLRAVDLKAYREKYMPIKIVEMNLPKNIQAIELLYRVYWDKKEFIDFENFYKIYEKEKVRDLHKFQKKTGMCAKCFKKGIRARTYRTWAGLITQIHAGYVAEQVFGPNTIKMSEELDRQGADIQVNYKGIILNYDVKKIANTGVMGRGHTPKRPIPGEKIPIRYEVPNLDVILYPKKKREEGYKKAYTDFANKYIETKMLAVFPNGFVVFTPHIFEQKKNEVDQSSK, encoded by the coding sequence ATGCTGTTAAATAAATTTGAAAAATTTCTACGAGCGGTTGATCTTAAGGCATATAGAGAAAAATACATGCCGATTAAGATTGTGGAAATGAATTTACCTAAAAATATTCAAGCAATTGAGCTGTTATATCGTGTATATTGGGACAAAAAGGAATTTATCGATTTTGAGAATTTTTATAAAATTTATGAAAAGGAAAAAGTGCGAGATCTCCACAAATTTCAAAAAAAGACCGGCATGTGCGCAAAGTGCTTTAAAAAAGGAATAAGGGCAAGAACATACAGAACATGGGCAGGACTAATTACACAAATTCACGCAGGGTATGTTGCCGAACAAGTATTTGGTCCCAACACTATAAAAATGTCAGAGGAACTGGACCGTCAAGGCGCTGATATTCAAGTAAATTATAAAGGAATTATTCTTAATTATGATGTGAAAAAGATAGCAAACACGGGGGTAATGGGGCGCGGGCATACTCCAAAACGTCCAATTCCAGGAGAAAAGATTCCCATTCGGTATGAGGTTCCAAACCTTGATGTTATTTTATATCCAAAAAAGAAAAGAGAAGAGGGATATAAGAAAGCGTATACTGATTTTGCTAATAAGTACATAGAAACCAAAATGCTTGCTGTATTTCCAAACGGTTTTGTTGTCTTTACACCCCATATCTTTGAGCAAAAGAAAAACGAGGTAGACCAATCATCAAAATAA